A DNA window from Arachis hypogaea cultivar Tifrunner chromosome 18, arahy.Tifrunner.gnm2.J5K5, whole genome shotgun sequence contains the following coding sequences:
- the LOC112771155 gene encoding uncharacterized protein isoform X1, which translates to MEPSGFQRTLMSNSMEPRNEFHHGSHSVTHDRMDGSNTNRRPPDLNKSEVKPVLNYSIQTGEEFALEFMRDRVNLGKPVFSNVGDSNYTTGYMELQGMLGIGHAGSGSGSDISMLSVVDKYPKEFDKINTSIYGDRSNYGSIRSIPTTSLNQDNRQFVHRYGSSRGYDSSLLMMKFLCSFGGRILPRPSDGKLRYVGGDTRILRIRKDITWQELMHKALLIYSQVQVIKYQLPGEDLDALVSVSSDEDLQNMMEECTHLQDREGTQKLRMFLFSISDLEDAQFGLGSMGDDSEVQYVVAVNGMDLGSRRNSTLIGVGFSADVVHELDGQTIERETNRVAVESEGVSNVPLTNKFDLPLNSQSSQPVLSTAPNSYETYPLFHSDQMMHHEEVRGQYGLNPAYMPVVGETPITMPTTQVVINPQGVLNDIYPPSGLQVQSPEIPTTLMANTSIQQGSDPGKAFSLETPLPAPVQLFDGYPKNNLPEASVAVNVPDGYSLPPTKKDQLQDDEVASSTSRSTFGPTYVDSHSNAVDLSCLHPPPLPKRVYYSERIPREQIELLNRSSKSDDAHGSQFNVSELLSEVNPTELLTESGENLHDGNLSNLTEYSKVVAKPLQSDGITIDNGAVKHQKQLPDASGQLKSKLSEHVKPELKQVLANSEGIIDAVNKDNVPQLESEINSKDNHNKALLGEKKGSKSDLTTLQQVPSVKQLEDPASNLPDIDWGGVSVKDSKDDSVVQGLPVSVNGNATTNGDSQHYPSNVSKEGQGDILIDIDDRFPRELLTDMYSKALLEESSSGRHPLTSDGVGLSINMENHEPKHWSYFHKLAQEGLDNVSLIDQDHDFSGEMGKVEEDNRTQHVTPLTAEEKYQNDLDGRIGTETAVPESNYDHSQLNDAESMQFDAMMENARAQESEFEDALVEARKSVLPPLDPSLGDIDMSGVQVIMNEDLEELKELGSGTFGTVYHGKWRGTDVAIKRIKKSCFTGRSSEQERLTVEFWREADILSKLHHPNVVAFYGVVQDGPGGTMATVTEFMVDGSLRHVLLRKDRYLDRRKRLIIAMDAAFGMEYLHSKNIVHFDLKCDNLLVNLKDPLRPICKVGDFGLSKIKRNTLVSGGVRGTLPWMAPELLNGSSNKVSEKVDVFSFGIVLWEILTGEEPYANMHYGAIIGGIVNNTLRPTIPSYCDNEWRTLMEQCWAPNPAARPSFTEIASRLRVMSAAASQTKTQGHKASK; encoded by the exons ATGGAACCGTCAGGATTCCAGAGAACTCTTATGAGCAATAGCATGGAACCTAGAAATGAATTCCACCATGGATCACACTCAGTAACACATGACCGTATGGATGGCAGTAATACTAACAGAAGACCACCTGACCTCAATAAATCAGAAGTTAAACCTGTACTTAATTACTCCATTCAGACGGGTGAGGAATTTGCACTTGAATTTATGAGAGATAGGGTGAATCTTGGGAAACCTGTATTTTCAAATGTTGGTGATTCCAATTATACAACGGGATATATGGAGCTGCAAGGCATGTTAGGCATTGGTCATGCTGGATCTGGAAGTGGATCAGACATCTCTATGCTCTCAGTGGTTGACAAATATccaaaagagtttgataaaatAAACACATCAATATATGGGGACAGAAGTAATTATGGGTCCATTCGATCAATACCAACTACTTCATTGAATCAAGACAATAGACAATTTGTGCATAGATATGGCTCTTCTCGAGGTTATGATAGCTCATTGTTGATGATGAAGTTTCTTTGCAGCTTTGGTGGTAGAATATTACCACGACCTAGTGATGGAAAGCTAAGGTATGTTGGAGGTGATACACGTATTCTTCGCATAAGAAAGGACATTACTTGGCAGGAGCTTATGCATAAAGCATTGTTAATCTATAGTCAGGTTCAAGTAATCAAGTATCAGCTTCCTGGGGAAGATCTTGATGCTCTGGTATCGGTATCATCTGACGAGGATTTGCAGAATATGATGGAGGAATGCACTCATCTACAAGATAGAGAAGGAACGCAGAAGCTTAGGATGTTTTTGTTCTCAATCAGTGATTTGGAGGATGCTCAGTTTGGTCTTGGTAGCATGGGGGATGATTCTGAGGTCCAGTATGTTGTTGCTGTTAATGGAATGGACTTGGGATCAAGGAGAAACTCAACCCTGATTGGTGTCGGCTTTTCAGCAGATGTTGTGCATGAATTGGATGGACAAACTATTGAGAGGGAGACCAATAGAGTTGCTGTAGAATCTGAAGGTGTTAGCAATGTTCCCTTGACTAACAAATTTGACTTGCCTTTGAATAGTCAGTCTTCGCAACCAGTGCTATCCACAGCCCCAAATTCCTATGAAACCTATCCTCTGTTTCACAGTGACCAAATGATGCACCATGAGGAGGTGAGAGGTCAATATGGCCTTAATCCTGCTTATATGCCTGTTGTTGGAGAGACTCCTATTACAATGCCCACTACCCAGGTGGTTATTAATCCACAAGGGGTTTTGAATGACATCTATCCACCTAGTGGATTACAAGTCCAAAGTCCAGAAATACCTACAACTCTGATGGCAAATACTTCAATTCAACAAGGAAGCGACCCTGGGAAAGCTTTCTCATTAGAAACACCACTTCCAGCTCCTGTGCAACTGTTTGATGGTTACCCAAAAAATAATCTTCCTGAAGCATCAGTTGCAGTTAATGTGCCAGACGGGTATTCATTGCCTCCAACTAAAAAGGACCAGCTTCAGGATGATGAAGTGGCTTCGTCTACTTCTAGGAGCACCTTTGGTCCAACTTACGTTGATTCTCACTCCAATGCAGTTGACTTGAGTTGTCTTCACCCTCCTCCTCTTCCCAAAAGAGTTTACTATTCAGAAAGAATTCCAAGGGAGCAAATAGAGTTGCTGAATCGGTCTTCAAAGTCAGATGATGCACATGGTTCTCAGTTTAATGTGTCAGAATTACTTTCTGAAGTTAACCCGACAGAATTACTGACAGAATCTGGTGAAAACTTGCATGATGGAAATCTGTCTAATCTAACTGAGTATTCGAAGGTCGTAGCAAAGCCCTTGCAATCAGACGGCATTACAATTGATAATGGGGCTGTTAAACATCAAAAGCAATTGCCTGATGCAAGCGGTCAGCTGAAGTCAAAGTTGAGTGAGCATGTAAAGCCCGAGTTGAAGCAGGTGTTGGCAAATAGTGAAGGAATCATAGATGCAGTAAATAAGGATAACGTTCCTCAGTTGGAAAGTGAAATTAATAGTAAGGATAACCATAACAAAGCCCTGCTTGGTGAGAAGAAGGGTAGTAAGTCAGACTTAACTACTTTGCAACAGGTTCCTTCTGTTAAGCAGCTTGAGGATCCAGCATCAAATCTTCCAGATATCGATTGGGGTGGTGTTTCTGTGAAGGACTCTAAGGATGATTCTGTTGTGCAAGGATTGCCTGTTTCTGTAAATGGGAATGCTACGACCAATGGTGATTCACAGCATTATCCTTCAAATGTTTCCAAAGAAGGACAAGGTGACATTCTTATTGATATTGATGATCGATTTCCCCGTGAATTGCTTACAGATATGTATTCTAAAGCTTTACTGGAAGAAAGTTCCTCTGGTCGGCATCCTTTAACCTCAGATGGAGTGGGTCTAAGCATAAATATGGAAAATCATGAACCTAAACATTGGTCATATTTTCATAAACTGGCACAAGAAGGGTTAGATAATGTGTCCCTTATTGACCAGGATCATGATTTTTCAGGTGAGATGGGAAAGGTGGAAGAAGATAATAGAACTCAACATGTTACGCCTCTAACAGCTGAAGAAAAATATCAGAATGACTTAGATGGAAGAATTGGAACAGAAACGGCTGTTCCTGAGTCAAACTATGATCATTCCCAATTGAATGACGCTGAAAGTATGCAGTTTGATGCTATGATGGAAAATGCAAGGGCACAAGAGTCAGAATTTGAG GATGCATTGGTTGAAGCAAGAAAGAGTGTTCTGCCTCCGCTTGATCCTTCTTTAGGGGATATTGATATGAGTGGCGTGCAG GTAATAATGAATGAAGATCTTGAAGAGCTTAAGGAACTGGGTTCTGGTACCTTCGGGACTGTGTATCATGGAAAATGGCGAGGAACTGATGTCGCaattaaaagaataaagaaaagctGTTTCACTGGTCGTTCATCTGAGCAAGAGAGACTG ACTGTAGAATTCTGGCGGGAAGCTGACATTCTTTCCAAGCTTCATCATCCAAATGTGGTAGCATTTTATGGTGTAGTCCAGGATGGACCAGGTGGAACGATGGCCACTGTTACAGAGTTCATGGTGGATGGTTCCCTTAGGCATGTATTACTTCGTAAGGATAG GTATCTTGATCGTCGCAAGAGACTGATTATTGCAATGGATGCAGCTTTTGGAATGGAATATTTGCACTCAAAGAATATTGTGCATTTTGACTTAAAATGTGATAATTTGCTTGTTAACTTAAAAGATCCTTTAAGGCCAATATGCAAG GTTGGTGATTTTGGCTTGTCAAAAATCAAACGGAACACATTGGTGTCTGGTGGTGTACGGGGGACTCTACCCTGGATGGCACCGGAGCTCCTGAACGGTAGCAGCAACAAGGTCTCAGAAAAG GTTGACGTGTTTTCATTTGGCATTGTATTATGGGAGATTCTAACGGGCGAGGAGCCATATGCAAATATGCACTATGGTGCAATTATAG GTGGAATTGTGAATAACACATTGAGGCCAACAATTCCAAGTTATTGTGATAATGAATGGAGAACACTGATGGAGCAATGTTGGGCGCCTAACCCTGCAGCTCGGCCTTCCTTCACTGAAATTGCGAGTCGGCTGCGTGTAATGTCGGCAGCAGCTAGCCAAACCAAAACACAGGGCCACAAGGCTTCTAAGTGA
- the LOC112771155 gene encoding uncharacterized protein isoform X2 produces the protein MEPSGFQRTLMSNSMEPRNEFHHGSHSVTHDRMDGSNTNRRPPDLNKSEVKPVLNYSIQTGEEFALEFMRDRVNLGKPVFSNVGDSNYTTGYMELQGMLGIGHAGSGSGSDISMLSVVDKYPKEFDKINTSIYGDRSNYGSIRSIPTTSLNQDNRQFVHRYGSSRGYDSSLLMMKFLCSFGGRILPRPSDGKLRYVGGDTRILRIRKDITWQELMHKALLIYSQVQVIKYQLPGEDLDALVSVSSDEDLQNMMEECTHLQDREGTQKLRMFLFSISDLEDAQFGLGSMGDDSEVQYVVAVNGMDLGSRRNSTLIGVGFSADVVHELDGQTIERETNRVAVESEGVSNVPLTNKFDLPLNSQSSQPVLSTAPNSYETYPLFHSDQMMHHEEVRGQYGLNPAYMPVVGETPITMPTTQVVINPQGVLNDIYPPSGLQVQSPEIPTTLMANTSIQQGSDPGKAFSLETPLPAPVQLFDGYPKNNLPEASVAVNVPDGYSLPPTKKDQLQDDEVASSTSRSTFGPTYVDSHSNAVDLSCLHPPPLPKRVYYSERIPREQIELLNRSSKSDDAHGSQFNVSELLSEVNPTELLTESGENLHDGNLSNLTEYSKVVAKPLQSDGITIDNGAVKHQKQLPDASGQLKSKLSEHVKPELKQVLANSEGIIDAVNKDNVPQLESEINSKDNHNKALLGEKKGSKSDLTTLQQVPSVKQLEDPASNLPDIDWGGVSVKDSKDDSVVQGLPVSVNGNATTNGDSQHYPSNVSKEGQGEMGKVEEDNRTQHVTPLTAEEKYQNDLDGRIGTETAVPESNYDHSQLNDAESMQFDAMMENARAQESEFEDALVEARKSVLPPLDPSLGDIDMSGVQVIMNEDLEELKELGSGTFGTVYHGKWRGTDVAIKRIKKSCFTGRSSEQERLTVEFWREADILSKLHHPNVVAFYGVVQDGPGGTMATVTEFMVDGSLRHVLLRKDRYLDRRKRLIIAMDAAFGMEYLHSKNIVHFDLKCDNLLVNLKDPLRPICKVGDFGLSKIKRNTLVSGGVRGTLPWMAPELLNGSSNKVSEKVDVFSFGIVLWEILTGEEPYANMHYGAIIGGIVNNTLRPTIPSYCDNEWRTLMEQCWAPNPAARPSFTEIASRLRVMSAAASQTKTQGHKASK, from the exons ATGGAACCGTCAGGATTCCAGAGAACTCTTATGAGCAATAGCATGGAACCTAGAAATGAATTCCACCATGGATCACACTCAGTAACACATGACCGTATGGATGGCAGTAATACTAACAGAAGACCACCTGACCTCAATAAATCAGAAGTTAAACCTGTACTTAATTACTCCATTCAGACGGGTGAGGAATTTGCACTTGAATTTATGAGAGATAGGGTGAATCTTGGGAAACCTGTATTTTCAAATGTTGGTGATTCCAATTATACAACGGGATATATGGAGCTGCAAGGCATGTTAGGCATTGGTCATGCTGGATCTGGAAGTGGATCAGACATCTCTATGCTCTCAGTGGTTGACAAATATccaaaagagtttgataaaatAAACACATCAATATATGGGGACAGAAGTAATTATGGGTCCATTCGATCAATACCAACTACTTCATTGAATCAAGACAATAGACAATTTGTGCATAGATATGGCTCTTCTCGAGGTTATGATAGCTCATTGTTGATGATGAAGTTTCTTTGCAGCTTTGGTGGTAGAATATTACCACGACCTAGTGATGGAAAGCTAAGGTATGTTGGAGGTGATACACGTATTCTTCGCATAAGAAAGGACATTACTTGGCAGGAGCTTATGCATAAAGCATTGTTAATCTATAGTCAGGTTCAAGTAATCAAGTATCAGCTTCCTGGGGAAGATCTTGATGCTCTGGTATCGGTATCATCTGACGAGGATTTGCAGAATATGATGGAGGAATGCACTCATCTACAAGATAGAGAAGGAACGCAGAAGCTTAGGATGTTTTTGTTCTCAATCAGTGATTTGGAGGATGCTCAGTTTGGTCTTGGTAGCATGGGGGATGATTCTGAGGTCCAGTATGTTGTTGCTGTTAATGGAATGGACTTGGGATCAAGGAGAAACTCAACCCTGATTGGTGTCGGCTTTTCAGCAGATGTTGTGCATGAATTGGATGGACAAACTATTGAGAGGGAGACCAATAGAGTTGCTGTAGAATCTGAAGGTGTTAGCAATGTTCCCTTGACTAACAAATTTGACTTGCCTTTGAATAGTCAGTCTTCGCAACCAGTGCTATCCACAGCCCCAAATTCCTATGAAACCTATCCTCTGTTTCACAGTGACCAAATGATGCACCATGAGGAGGTGAGAGGTCAATATGGCCTTAATCCTGCTTATATGCCTGTTGTTGGAGAGACTCCTATTACAATGCCCACTACCCAGGTGGTTATTAATCCACAAGGGGTTTTGAATGACATCTATCCACCTAGTGGATTACAAGTCCAAAGTCCAGAAATACCTACAACTCTGATGGCAAATACTTCAATTCAACAAGGAAGCGACCCTGGGAAAGCTTTCTCATTAGAAACACCACTTCCAGCTCCTGTGCAACTGTTTGATGGTTACCCAAAAAATAATCTTCCTGAAGCATCAGTTGCAGTTAATGTGCCAGACGGGTATTCATTGCCTCCAACTAAAAAGGACCAGCTTCAGGATGATGAAGTGGCTTCGTCTACTTCTAGGAGCACCTTTGGTCCAACTTACGTTGATTCTCACTCCAATGCAGTTGACTTGAGTTGTCTTCACCCTCCTCCTCTTCCCAAAAGAGTTTACTATTCAGAAAGAATTCCAAGGGAGCAAATAGAGTTGCTGAATCGGTCTTCAAAGTCAGATGATGCACATGGTTCTCAGTTTAATGTGTCAGAATTACTTTCTGAAGTTAACCCGACAGAATTACTGACAGAATCTGGTGAAAACTTGCATGATGGAAATCTGTCTAATCTAACTGAGTATTCGAAGGTCGTAGCAAAGCCCTTGCAATCAGACGGCATTACAATTGATAATGGGGCTGTTAAACATCAAAAGCAATTGCCTGATGCAAGCGGTCAGCTGAAGTCAAAGTTGAGTGAGCATGTAAAGCCCGAGTTGAAGCAGGTGTTGGCAAATAGTGAAGGAATCATAGATGCAGTAAATAAGGATAACGTTCCTCAGTTGGAAAGTGAAATTAATAGTAAGGATAACCATAACAAAGCCCTGCTTGGTGAGAAGAAGGGTAGTAAGTCAGACTTAACTACTTTGCAACAGGTTCCTTCTGTTAAGCAGCTTGAGGATCCAGCATCAAATCTTCCAGATATCGATTGGGGTGGTGTTTCTGTGAAGGACTCTAAGGATGATTCTGTTGTGCAAGGATTGCCTGTTTCTGTAAATGGGAATGCTACGACCAATGGTGATTCACAGCATTATCCTTCAAATGTTTCCAAAGAAGGACAAG GTGAGATGGGAAAGGTGGAAGAAGATAATAGAACTCAACATGTTACGCCTCTAACAGCTGAAGAAAAATATCAGAATGACTTAGATGGAAGAATTGGAACAGAAACGGCTGTTCCTGAGTCAAACTATGATCATTCCCAATTGAATGACGCTGAAAGTATGCAGTTTGATGCTATGATGGAAAATGCAAGGGCACAAGAGTCAGAATTTGAG GATGCATTGGTTGAAGCAAGAAAGAGTGTTCTGCCTCCGCTTGATCCTTCTTTAGGGGATATTGATATGAGTGGCGTGCAG GTAATAATGAATGAAGATCTTGAAGAGCTTAAGGAACTGGGTTCTGGTACCTTCGGGACTGTGTATCATGGAAAATGGCGAGGAACTGATGTCGCaattaaaagaataaagaaaagctGTTTCACTGGTCGTTCATCTGAGCAAGAGAGACTG ACTGTAGAATTCTGGCGGGAAGCTGACATTCTTTCCAAGCTTCATCATCCAAATGTGGTAGCATTTTATGGTGTAGTCCAGGATGGACCAGGTGGAACGATGGCCACTGTTACAGAGTTCATGGTGGATGGTTCCCTTAGGCATGTATTACTTCGTAAGGATAG GTATCTTGATCGTCGCAAGAGACTGATTATTGCAATGGATGCAGCTTTTGGAATGGAATATTTGCACTCAAAGAATATTGTGCATTTTGACTTAAAATGTGATAATTTGCTTGTTAACTTAAAAGATCCTTTAAGGCCAATATGCAAG GTTGGTGATTTTGGCTTGTCAAAAATCAAACGGAACACATTGGTGTCTGGTGGTGTACGGGGGACTCTACCCTGGATGGCACCGGAGCTCCTGAACGGTAGCAGCAACAAGGTCTCAGAAAAG GTTGACGTGTTTTCATTTGGCATTGTATTATGGGAGATTCTAACGGGCGAGGAGCCATATGCAAATATGCACTATGGTGCAATTATAG GTGGAATTGTGAATAACACATTGAGGCCAACAATTCCAAGTTATTGTGATAATGAATGGAGAACACTGATGGAGCAATGTTGGGCGCCTAACCCTGCAGCTCGGCCTTCCTTCACTGAAATTGCGAGTCGGCTGCGTGTAATGTCGGCAGCAGCTAGCCAAACCAAAACACAGGGCCACAAGGCTTCTAAGTGA